TCGATTCATTGTTACTGGGTCATATTGGTTATGCCATTGGCAATGCATTACGCTCATTTGGTTATGCATTAACCGGAAGTCGTTTAGGCAGTGCACCAGTGAGTGGTCCAACTCAACAATATTATCGTGATATGACGCGGATCTCTTCATCGCTTGCGATAATGACTGATTTATCGATGTTGATTATGGGTGGCGATCTTAAACGTAAAGAAATGATTTCTGCGCGAATGGGTGATGTATTAAGCCAGTTATACCTAGCATCTGCGACATTGAAATTGTTTGAAGATAATGGCCGTCAGCAAGATGATTTACCTGCTGTACATTATGTGATGACAGAGCGTTTACATCTAGCGGCAAAAGCACTTAATGATGCTATTCGTAACTTCCCGAGCAAAATCGCTGCGGTATTGCTACGAGTATTGATATTCCCATTAGGAAATCATTTCAATGCACCAAGTGATAAATATGCGGTTGATTTAGTTACTGGTATGCTCAAACCTGGACCTGCTCGTGACCGTATTACCTTCCTATGCAGTGATGTTGAAGGTGATGAAAGTGGTATCGCTGAAGTCGAGCAGGCTTTCTTGGCAAAATATGCTGCGAAAGATTTGTATAAGAAGCTAAAGAAAGCGCAACGTAGTGGCCATTTAAAATCTAAGCTGCCAATGCTTGAGTTATTTGAGCAAGCACTAGAAAAAGACATTATCACCAAAGCGGAACATAAACAGCTTGTTGAAGCAGATATATTGCGTTTAGCGGCTATCAATGTTGATGATTTTGATAAGATTTAATCAGAATTAATAAAACCCTTTAATGGTTTTATAAAACCTTTGTGTAAATAGCCCTGACTCTGTCGGGGCTTTTTTTTACTATGGCAAAACTAAATTAACAAGTTATCGGTCTGAGAAGATAAATACCAAAGTGCATAACGCAGAATATCTTAAAATACACCCATAAAAAAGCCAATCCGGAGATTGGCTTTCAAGTGCCGAGTCTACTGCAATATACCTGCTATTGAGTATGCCTCATGACATGCAATATCAATTAAGCAACGATCAATACTTTGCAAGTGTTAGTGCCACCAATGGTTTCCATCGCGTCACCTTTAGTCATCAGTACCATATCACCACTGACCAAATAACCTCTGCTAACCATACAGTTTAATGCTTCTTTAGCGAGCTCATCTGCAGGATATGCTGTTGAGTCAAACTCAATTGGCTGTACACCACGGTACATTGCCATGCTGGCCAATGTCTTTTGATGACGAGATAAAGCAAAAATTGGTAAACCAGAGCTGATACGTGACATTAATTTTGCTGTCGCGCCAGATTCAGTTAACGAAATAATGGCTTTAACGCCAGGCAAGTGGTTAGCCGCATACATGGTTGAAAGCGCGATAGTTTCTTCAACTGAAGAGAAACGCTGATCCATACGGTGCTTAGACACATTAACACTAGGATGTAATTCTGCACCTAAACAAACGTTCGCCATTGCCATAACCGTTTCTTCAGGGAAGTCACCAGCAGCGGTTTCCGCTGACAGCATTACCGCATCGGTTCCGTCTAACACAGCATTCGCCACGTCCATGACTTCAGCTCGTGTTGGCATCGGGCTTGAAATCATCGATTCCATCATTTGTGTAGCAGTGATCACGGCTTTGTTTAGTTGGCGAGAACGCTCAATTAAACGTTTTTGCACAGCAACAAGTGCAGCATCACCAATTTCAACACCTAAATCACCACGAGCAACCATGACAACATCTGAAGCGCGGATAACATCATCCATTGCTTCATCAGTTTCAACCGCTTCAGCACGTTCAACCTTAGCAACGATTAATGCGTAGCTACCGGCTTCTTGTGCAAGCTTACGTGCTAGGTCTAAATCAGCACCTGTACGAGGGAACGACACAGCAAGGAAATCAACATTGATCAATGCAGCCGTTTTAATGTCTGCCATGTCTTTTTCGGTAAGGGCAGGAGCGGTTAAGCCGCCACCTTTTTTGTTGATACCTTTGTTGTTCGATAACGGGCCAGCAACAGTAACAGTAGTAAAGACTTTATGGCCTTCAACACGGTCAACCTTCAGCTGCACACGACCATCATCAAGCATTAAGATATCGCCAATGACAACATCATCAGGCAGTTGCTTATAATCAATACCCACTTGATCCTGGTCGCCTTCGCCTTTAGCTAAGTCAGCATCGAGGATAAAGTTATCACCCAAGTTAAGTTTGATTTTTTTGTTATCTTTAAAGGTAGAAATGCGAATTTTAGGACCTTGTAAGTCTCCTAAAATAGCGACATGTTTACCCAATTCTTTAGCAATTCTACGAGTATCCGTAGCACGCTTTAGATGATCTTCTGGTGAACCGTGTGAGAAGTTAAGTCTAACGACGTTAGCGCCTGCTGCGATAATTTTTCGTAAATTGTCATCGCGGTCAGTTGCTGGCCCAAGTGTTGTAACGATTTTAGTTCTGCGGAACATGAGATACTCCGTTAATGATAAGAAAGATTTTGTGTTAAATAGAATTCGGTTATTAAAGTGCTCTTGTGATCTTGGCACTAAAATGATGTCACTATATTAACAGACATTCTCAGTAAATGTAGTAAAGTTACCAACAAAAAGATCGTTTTTAATGTGTAATTTATGTGACAGTTTCGCGGTTTTTACAATAAAAAAGGCCAAACAGAATAAAGTGTTTGGCCTAGTGAACAATAATTGATGGCTATTTATGAGCATTTACACGATCAAATAGAACTTAATTGTGTAATTATTTACCAGTTCTTTGGTAACCTTGGTGCAAAAGTCAGTTTAAAAGGTGGTTATTGTTGTTCAAACGAGCATAAAAATCACGGCTGTACATGAGTGTTAATGTTAACAACCCATCAATTTAGATAGTCATATCCTTGTTTACCCGAGATTCTTTCAATACTTCTTTTACGCGTTTTAAATTATCACGGAAACGCGGACCACGGCGTAAGGTAAACCCTGTCGCGAGTACATCTATGGTAACCAATTGCGCTAAGCGTGACGCCATAGGTAAGTACATGTCAGTGTCTTCTGGTACTTCCATAGTGACAGGCAATGTACATTCAAAAGACAGTGGCGAGTTACGTGCCGTAATGCCGATGACTGCAGCGCCGTTTTCTCGAGCAATACGCGCTATTTCAATCAGTGATTTAGTTCGGCCAGTATGCGAAATTAATACCACTACATCGCCTTCATTACAGTTAATGCAGCTCATTCGTTGCATTAATACATCATCAAAACAAATCACTGGCACGTTGAAACGAAAGAACTTGTTTTGCGCATCATGGGCCACAGAAGCAGAAGCACCAAGGCCAAAAAACGAAATAGTCTTGGCTTGAGTGAGAATATCAACCGCTTTATTAATTGCCGAAGTGTCTAAACTCTGACGAGCCGTATCCAGCGATGCCATTGAAGATTCGAAGATTTTTGTTGTGTATGACTCTGGAGTGTCATCTTCTTCAACGTGTCGACTAACATAAGGTGTGCCGTTAGCAAGACTTTGAGCCAAATGTAACTTAAAATCAGGGAATCCCTTAGTGTCTAATCGACGACAAAATCGATTGACCGTAGGTTCACTAACATCGGCCATCTTTGCTAAGGTGGCAATACTTGAATGTATCGCTGTTTGCGGTGAGGCTAATATGACTTCGGCAACTTTACGTTCAGATTTACTAAATTGGGTAAGGCTTTTTTGAACCTTTTCAAGGGTATTCATAAGCAAGCATCCGCTAGAAAGTAGCTAAAAAGTAGGTAATGTAATTTTATATCATAACTTACAGGAATTACGTGAATTAAGTTATTTATTTACCGTTGATTATCAACTGTAGTTATTTTTCACGACATCGATCACGATTAAATGATTTGTAAGCCTTGGTGTTGGTGGAAAATCATAGCAGATAATAGATACTTGTGACTAGGTTAACAACAATACAAAAATTGCAAATTAAAGATGCAATATTCAAATTCTGTTGTTATATTACAACAAAAGTGTGCTTTTATTCATCTACCGAATTCGAACATGACACACACATATAATTAGGAGAGCTTTCAGCAATGGGCAAATCAATTGGAGCTAAGGCTTGCGACTTCGTACTTTTCGGTACTAAAGGCGATTTAGCTAGGCGTAAATTATTACCTTCTCTATATCAGTTAGATAAAGCAGGATTGCTTGATAAAGAAACCAAGGTAATCGGAGTAGCAAAAGACGCATTCACTCAAGAAGAGTTTGTTGCCCTAGTTACTAAAGCATTAAATACATTTGTTAAAGACGAACTTTGCCCCACCACGTTAGCGCGCTTCCTGAGTCGTTGTCATTATATCGGTACTAATTTTACAGATCCTGAAGGTTATAGTGCCTTCCACGATTTACTTGAACCAAGTAAACGCGTCATGGTGAATTATTTCGCAACTCCTCCTTCTATTTTTGGTGCTATCTGCCGTTGTTTACACGAGCAAAACCTTATTCAATCTGATACCCGTGTTGTGCTCGAAAAGCCAATTGGTACTGATTTAGAATCATCGCATGTGATTAATGACCAGGTTGCCGAGTTCTTTAACGAGAATCAGGTTTACCGAATCGATCATTATCTTGGTAAAGAAACCGTTCAAAATCTCATTGCCCTGCGTTTTGCTAACTCTTTATTCTCTTCTAAATGGGATAACCGCACCATAGATCATGTCCAGATCACGGTTGCTGAAGAAGTGGGTATTGAGGGCCGTTGGGGTTACTTTGACGGTGCGGGTCAAATGCGCGACATGATCCAAAACCACTTATTACAAGTGCTGACCTTGGTTGCCATGGATCCTCCCGTCAATTTAGATGCTGACAGTATTCGTGACGAGAAAGTGAAAGTGCTTAAATCACTGCGGCCAATTAACCAAGACAATGTGTATGAAAATACCGTTCGTGGTCAATACAGTGCTGGTTTCTTAAAAGGTTCACCTGTTCCTGGCTATCTTGAAGAAGAGGATGCCAACACTCAATCCCACACAGAGACCTTTGTTGCTATCCGTGTTGATATTGATAACTGGCGTTGGGCTGGAGTGCCATTCTATTTACGCAGCGGTAAGCGTATGCCCTTTAAGAGTAGCGAAATTGTGGTGTACTTTAAAAATCCACCTCATAACTTGTATCGTGCAAGTTACCGCAATCTGCCACCGAACAAGTTAACCATTCGTTTACAACCTCATGAAGGGGTTGAAATTCAGATGATGAACAAGGTTCCTGGGCTTGAGCAAAAGCAGCGTCTACAAACGACTAAGCTCGATTTAAGCTTCAGTGATACCTTTAAAAACGAACGTATTGCAGATGCGTATGAACGTTTGTTGTTAGAAGCCATGCTCGGAAACCAAGCACTGTTCGTTCGTCGTGATGAAGTTGAGCAAGCCTGGAAATGGGTTGATGGCATCATTCAGTCATGGGAACAAAGTGGTGAAAAGCCTAAATCTTATCCTGCTGGCACATGGGGACCTGTGGCATCGGTCGCATTAATAACCAAAGATGGCCGTTCTTGGGACGAGTAGGGAGCTGACATGATTAAAGATACTGTATTTAAATCCTTCGACAATCCAGCTGATTTAGAAGCCAAACTAGCTGAGAAAATTGCCCAGCAACTACAAAATGCTGTGGATACTCGAGGCAAAGCCAGTTTAGTGGTTTCTGGTGGTTCCACACCATTGAAATTATTTGATTCACTTAGCCATAAAGTAGTCGATTGGGCTGACGTTTACGTCACTTTAGCTGATGAGCGCTGGGTTAACGCTGATGAAAAAGATTCAAACGAAAGGTTGGTTCGCCAGCATTTACTGCAGAATCGTGCCTCCAGTGCCAAATTTCGCGGCTTAAAAAATATGTTTGCAACCCCTGAAGCGGGTTGTGATATGACCAGCGAGTCGTTAGCTAATTTCCCGCGTCCCTTTGATGTGGTGATATTAGGCATGGGCACTGATGGGCATACATGCTCTTGGTTTCCTTGCAGTGCTGAACTCGATAATGCATTAACTACCAAAGATTTATGCGTTGCAGTCAATCCGACAACTGCTCCTCATGCACGTATTAGTTTGTCTAAAGATGCCATTTTAAATAGCCGTCAGATTTATTTGCATCTTGTCGGAGAACCAAAGCTAACTGTTTATCATCAGGCTCTTGAGAATGATGATGTTACCCAAATGCCCATTAGAGCCGTATTAGCGCAGCGTAAAACGCCCGTTGATGTGTTCTATAGCGCGTAAGGAGTTTTACCATGCACTCAGTAGTACAAGCCGTCACCGATAGAATTATTGCACGCAGTAAACAGTCTCGTTCAACGTATTTAACGGCCTTAAATGATGCCAAAGCAAAAGGTGTTCATCGTAGCGCCCTAAGTTGTGGCAATTTGGCTCATGGATTCGCGGCCTGTCAGCCAGCGGACAAAGACTCTTTACGTCAACTAACGAAAGCCAATATTGGTATTGTCACCGCTTTTAATGACATGTTATCAGCACACCAACCTTACGAAACCTACCCAAATATGCTTAAACAAGCGTGTATGGATGTCGGCAGTGTTGCACAGGTTGCTGCAGGTGTACCTGCTATGTGTGATGGTGTGACTCAGGGTCAACCAGGCATGGAGTTAAGTTTACTGAGCCGTGAAGTTATTGCTATGTCTACCGCGATCGGCTTATCGCATAATATGTTTGATGGCGCGCTACTACTGGGTATTTGTGACAAAATTGTACCGGGACTATTAATCGGTGCCTTAAGTTTCGGCCATTTACCTATGCTATTTGTGCCTGCTGGTCCAATGAAGTCTGGTATTCCGAATAAAGAAAAAGCCCGTATTCGTCAGCAATTTGCTCAAGGTCAGGTTGATCGCGCGGCGCTACTTGAAGCAGAAGCTAAGTCATATCATAGTGCTGGTACTTGTACCTTCTACGGTACGGCTAATTCTAACCAGCTAATGCTTGAAATAATGGGCTTACAGCTACCTGGCTCATCGTTTGTTAATCCTGACGATCCATTACGCGATGAATTAAGCAAAATGGCCGCGAAACAAGTGTGCCGTTTAACATCTATGGGCACACAATATACACCAATAGGTGAAATCGTTTCTGAGAAATCAGTAGTTAACGGAATTGTGGGAATTCTTGCAACAGGTGGTTCAACGAACCTGACTATGCACATAGTGGCAGCTGCTCGCGCCGCAGGCATAATTGTAAACTGGGACGACTTTTCTGACTTATCTGATGCCGTGCCACTGTTAGCGCGCGTGTATCCTAATGGTCATGCTGATATTAACCACTTCCACGCCGCAGGTGGTATGGCGTTATTAATCAAAGAGCTACTCGATGGTGGTCTATTGCATGAAGATGTGAATACTGTCGCCGGTCAGGGCCTACGTCGTTATACCCAAGA
The Shewanella vesiculosa DNA segment above includes these coding regions:
- the pgl gene encoding 6-phosphogluconolactonase, with amino-acid sequence MIKDTVFKSFDNPADLEAKLAEKIAQQLQNAVDTRGKASLVVSGGSTPLKLFDSLSHKVVDWADVYVTLADERWVNADEKDSNERLVRQHLLQNRASSAKFRGLKNMFATPEAGCDMTSESLANFPRPFDVVILGMGTDGHTCSWFPCSAELDNALTTKDLCVAVNPTTAPHARISLSKDAILNSRQIYLHLVGEPKLTVYHQALENDDVTQMPIRAVLAQRKTPVDVFYSA
- the edd gene encoding phosphogluconate dehydratase, whose product is MHSVVQAVTDRIIARSKQSRSTYLTALNDAKAKGVHRSALSCGNLAHGFAACQPADKDSLRQLTKANIGIVTAFNDMLSAHQPYETYPNMLKQACMDVGSVAQVAAGVPAMCDGVTQGQPGMELSLLSREVIAMSTAIGLSHNMFDGALLLGICDKIVPGLLIGALSFGHLPMLFVPAGPMKSGIPNKEKARIRQQFAQGQVDRAALLEAEAKSYHSAGTCTFYGTANSNQLMLEIMGLQLPGSSFVNPDDPLRDELSKMAAKQVCRLTSMGTQYTPIGEIVSEKSVVNGIVGILATGGSTNLTMHIVAAARAAGIIVNWDDFSDLSDAVPLLARVYPNGHADINHFHAAGGMALLIKELLDGGLLHEDVNTVAGQGLRRYTQEPRLLDGQLKWVDGVTESLDKEVLTHLDTPFQQNGGLKLLKGNLGRAVIKVSAVPDKNRVVEGPAIVIDDQNKLDALFQAGELDRDCVVVVRGQGPKANGMPELHKLTPYLGTLQDKGFKVALVTDGRMSGASGKVPAAIHLTPEALDGGLIAKVENGDVIRVDASTGELTLFVDEKTLASRTAGVVDLHHSSYGMGRELFGALRSSLSSPETGARSTHALDELY
- the pyk gene encoding pyruvate kinase; this encodes MFRRTKIVTTLGPATDRDDNLRKIIAAGANVVRLNFSHGSPEDHLKRATDTRRIAKELGKHVAILGDLQGPKIRISTFKDNKKIKLNLGDNFILDADLAKGEGDQDQVGIDYKQLPDDVVIGDILMLDDGRVQLKVDRVEGHKVFTTVTVAGPLSNNKGINKKGGGLTAPALTEKDMADIKTAALINVDFLAVSFPRTGADLDLARKLAQEAGSYALIVAKVERAEAVETDEAMDDVIRASDVVMVARGDLGVEIGDAALVAVQKRLIERSRQLNKAVITATQMMESMISSPMPTRAEVMDVANAVLDGTDAVMLSAETAAGDFPEETVMAMANVCLGAELHPSVNVSKHRMDQRFSSVEETIALSTMYAANHLPGVKAIISLTESGATAKLMSRISSGLPIFALSRHQKTLASMAMYRGVQPIEFDSTAYPADELAKEALNCMVSRGYLVSGDMVLMTKGDAMETIGGTNTCKVLIVA
- the zwf gene encoding glucose-6-phosphate dehydrogenase, which gives rise to MGKSIGAKACDFVLFGTKGDLARRKLLPSLYQLDKAGLLDKETKVIGVAKDAFTQEEFVALVTKALNTFVKDELCPTTLARFLSRCHYIGTNFTDPEGYSAFHDLLEPSKRVMVNYFATPPSIFGAICRCLHEQNLIQSDTRVVLEKPIGTDLESSHVINDQVAEFFNENQVYRIDHYLGKETVQNLIALRFANSLFSSKWDNRTIDHVQITVAEEVGIEGRWGYFDGAGQMRDMIQNHLLQVLTLVAMDPPVNLDADSIRDEKVKVLKSLRPINQDNVYENTVRGQYSAGFLKGSPVPGYLEEEDANTQSHTETFVAIRVDIDNWRWAGVPFYLRSGKRMPFKSSEIVVYFKNPPHNLYRASYRNLPPNKLTIRLQPHEGVEIQMMNKVPGLEQKQRLQTTKLDLSFSDTFKNERIADAYERLLLEAMLGNQALFVRRDEVEQAWKWVDGIIQSWEQSGEKPKSYPAGTWGPVASVALITKDGRSWDE
- a CDS encoding MurR/RpiR family transcriptional regulator; translated protein: MNTLEKVQKSLTQFSKSERKVAEVILASPQTAIHSSIATLAKMADVSEPTVNRFCRRLDTKGFPDFKLHLAQSLANGTPYVSRHVEEDDTPESYTTKIFESSMASLDTARQSLDTSAINKAVDILTQAKTISFFGLGASASVAHDAQNKFFRFNVPVICFDDVLMQRMSCINCNEGDVVVLISHTGRTKSLIEIARIARENGAAVIGITARNSPLSFECTLPVTMEVPEDTDMYLPMASRLAQLVTIDVLATGFTLRRGPRFRDNLKRVKEVLKESRVNKDMTI